Within Cydia pomonella isolate Wapato2018A chromosome 26, ilCydPomo1, whole genome shotgun sequence, the genomic segment ACCAAGTGCTTGTGCACTGGCCGCTTTCCTTCAATGTGAGTATAGTTAATCCGTTGGTAAGAGATCTGTTACGAATTATCTTAAAATTCACACGGCACCAAGCTGTTAACATTTGAAGGAGCAATCATTAAATGGGGTCGCCATTATAAACTCTATCCCCCAGTAAATTAAGAcgattaaaaatgtatataacggGTGGGCTGGCATATATTTCCGGCACCCACCCTATCAACAGCTGGCACCTTTTACATCATTCATAAAATCTTTCGGTGTGTATAACtaataagtttatttaaatttaggaAGAAGGCGTAGACCAAAACATCGACTACCTAGAGACCTGGCGGGGTTTCGAGACCGTCCTCAAGAAGGGTTTGACGCGCTCCATTGGCGTTTCAAACTTTAACGTTGAACAACTGAAGCGGCTTATCGCCAACAGCAACGTTAAACCAGTCACCAACCAAGTCGAGGTATGACCCCCATCATCATGAAAAGGGTCCCTCAGGTCCATATCTCCATACAAGATTTCTATTAAAATGCCGTACGTCTATTTTATCTCAATTGGATTAGATCAGCTGTGTCGGTTTAGACATTTTGATGCCGTTTGTAGACAAAATGCCCCACTGTCTTCCGGATCGTTCATCAGATTCGAAAGATTTCTGATCAATGGTGATTTTGGAGTCCTCGCAACTGTGGCACCTTAAGCAACTAATTAATTACTTGCTTGTTCATTAATCTGGCGCTGCAGACCACGACCTAGCGTTTTAGTGTGTTCATTTGATCAGATTTTTTTCTTGGGCATATGAGACCCAAAAAGAACAGCTCTCCTGAATCATATGTGTTTTATACGGGTACATAATTAAGATCACTCAAAATTTTAAGATTTCTATAATTTCTATTTCTGCAGCTCTTGCAACATTCGAGCTACATAAATAAAGATAGCCGACTTTTGATTATCTATGTTAGTAGCCCGCGATCACCCCTTGaagttatacctacttattcttaCTCTCCTCAGCTCAACCTTGCCTTCGGCCAAAAGGAGCTCGTCGACTACTGCACCTCCCAAAACATCAGGGTCGTCGCCTGGGCGCCATTCGGAGCCATGATCGCCAGCCGTGCCGCCCCTGATGCCAAGGGACCTAAGATAGACGACCCAACACTCGTCGCTATTGCTAAGAAATACAACAAGACTGTCACACAAGTTGTCCTTAGATACTTGGTAAGCTTATAACCTCAAACCAATGTGCGTATACCAGCTAGCCTAAAGATTTATCAGGGCTCACCCCATCCAGAGGTAAAATACCATCTAGAGATCTATCTGGCCTCATCCCATCCAGGAGACCAGTATCCTCTCAAAAGTACAACAAGACTGCCACATAAGTTGTACTGAGATACCTGGTAAGCTCATCGTTAATCTGTACTTAGCCTGCAAATAAACATCAAACTCATGCATATATAAGCTGGAGATCTATCTGGGCTCACCCCATCCAGAAGATCAGTATCCTTCATACATAACATCAAGGTTGTCGCTTTGGAGCCAGCAGTTCTGCCCCTGACCCCTGATGCCAAGATACCTAAGACGGTCGATCCCACCGTCATCGTTATTGCTATGAAGTATAATAAGACGATACTTGGGAACTTCGTCAAATATGTCCCGTGTTTATCATGTCAAACCAATGAGCATATGGATAACGACTGTTCAGCATCACCTCATCGAAAggtatcctccataaaaaatacctaaatcaGTCTAAACTGACATAACGTTTGAACCGTTTCCCTGATTTCTCCAGgatcccatcgtcagaactTGACATGATAAACAATGGACCAATTATGAACAAAATCGAAAAGCGAACTTTTCAACTCTCTTCACCCACCCCCGAGAAATCGGAAAAGATACATAAAAGAAAACGAAGATTCCTAATAATGGAGAATTTCCCCCTATTGAGGATggtcaaaaaattaaattacagcaGTTAGCAGCAGTGCAGTTTAACTAAATACCACTCTTCTTCATTTCAGTACCAACACGGTATCATCACCATCCCAAAAACCGTCACCCCAAGCCGTGTCGTCGAAAACGCGTCCATCTTCGACTTCGAACTGTCGCAGTCGGAGATCGACACGCTGGCGAAGTTCGACGTCAACTACCGCTCGAACAGACCGACGTTCTGGCAGAACCACTCCAACTACCCCTTCGAGAAGTACGACGTTCCCCCCAGTGCGATCCCGAAGGCGCTGCTTACGTGGAAGAATGGGAAAAATCAAGATATCGATTAGGAACCTAGCCATCATGTATATTATCTGTATCTAGAAGGTCTTAAGGATACGTAAACagtgttatttttatgttaaatatatttgttaatacAAAAGAAGTTTTACAACCCACACCTACGTCCTAAATACGAAAAAACATAATGTGACAAAAATACTATAGTAAACATTTTACCATacacaagagccaaagagctgcttcattttaatttttcattgatatttgttagtttgaaaattaatgacgccttgcatcccatgactggagcaaaaaaccatatcTTTCATTGGTCAATAATactgaaaccaattgcagtagctttcattaaatacatagaaaacataaaggacgaaatggacattcaacttttaacgcataaagcgaagcggtagaaattttacaggtgttggtgaaatatcaaaaatactccaatctttctcttaaatgtctcatgattggtgccgttaacatacacatcatccttttaaaattaaggcttcagtccagtgggattAATTCGCAAGTATCCAGGTaataggagctttaaatacgactaaaattgtacggttagtataagacagtgtacggtgatgtTATCGGCTcctgtaaatcgatatctggactttacaagtagcacgtggactaccggcctttgactccaaaatggtggttaaacgcgtttccagattaattctccattcactgcacactaccacattagtttactgtataataagctatcgatataaCACTTTGAACAATATTAATGAACAATAAACAAAGGAATTCATCACGAGGCgtaactatcaagatggcgctcgaaccgggaGTCACCTAAGTACTGTAAGTAGTAACTTCACTAGATGACTTTATTACcacttacttattatttttaggtaggtacagtcaacccaTTAGAAtactaggccactatagaaccttgtcgctttaactactagatacttgacacgcatcactgaataagcactgtcgtagaagtcattatggcatggttctatagtggcctaggaatcaaattggttgactgtactgTAAGTAAGGTAAACTGCTCAATTATTGGCCTCTATTTTTTTGTAGTCAGTCATGCTCCCTTTAAAACGAGATTCAAGATTGAAGGAATTACCGGAGGGTGGCTATAAGTATTAGTATTAGTTTACCCTAATATTTAGCTAAGTACATACAAAAGACGGTAGGTACAAAGAAAATGTCAATAACATCACTGAATACTtgaaataaactatatatttacttatagcTATAAATAATGCGGTTTTGCCCTTAATAACTTAATCCTAAGAAAAACTTGCGCATAAATTATACCTATAGCCTTGAAAACTGCATACTTAACTCAAAACGACAGATTTCAATATAACACGTTAAGCTCTTACGTCCTTTTATAATTAGCAAGTTTAACATAATCTTATATCTTTATTAAGTAACTACTCTAGTGACCAAACCGGTAACTTATCAAACGAAGCAAAGATAAATTAGCATTGTACATGGACTTTAACTAGATGTAATAAAGTTCTGATTTCTTTAACTTAGTAAATGTTATGTTTGTTTCTGGACATCATATTGAGGAATTTCATTAGATACGTTCGGATATATACCACAATTACTATCtaattttaaatcattaaatacattaatatgttaaatttgagaacatttttgacaaaaatgttctTTTAATTTTACTAGCCTTGAaatgcttttttagggttccgtagtcaacagTCTGTCCGAGGCGTTGCTCCGTGgacgttagtgctagaaagctgaaatttggcatggatatataaatcaataaagccgacaaagtcgtgcaataaaatctaaaaatttaattttttttagggtacctcccctacacgtaaattgggggtgaacatttttttttttgcttcaaacctacagtgtgggatatcgttggaaaagtctttcaaaactaataggggtcttcaacaaacatttcttgataaagtgaatatattcggagataattgctccaaaagaaaaaaaatgtgtcccccccctctaacttttgaaccataagtccaaaaaatatgaaaaaaatcttggaagtagagcttaagaaagacattaaatgaaaactatagcggatatgaacagtttagctgtttttgagttatcgcaaaaagtttctcatagtaaaaagacgtacacccacagttcatcccttggttaacaatctaccatactttaagctccagtttagcttattgtgacggaagagtaactacggaaccctactctgagggAACCCTAAGGTATGTTACTATACTATAGAATTAAAACGATTTAttttcccataatatttattcaatatcctcctaaggcccagccattcaaaggaaaaatccaaaatttgccactgaaatttaaatataagtaatgcagggaatagagttgattttattttgtttgaaaactgAACGAAACAatcaaatgcaactctgttccaattgaatatgattacATTTCATCGTACTGAATAAGTcttataggtaggaccttgggccttacgacgTTAACATACATAATAGGTAGTATTACAAATCAGTCACACGCAGCCAAGCCTTCAATCGGTCCGTATTAGTTAACCATAATAACTTCTTCATCTTCAACTAAGCTAAGGTAGGTCGCTTTTTAGCTTTGAATCCTGGATAGCATTGGGATCGTTTGCCATAACTTCGTCGATAGCTTACCACCAGGCGTGCGAATCACGCAAGTACCATATCGATGtggaaatagtagattgttaaagCCATGCCGAGGTAAATCTCACTGCGTTCGAACGACAACAGTCCCAGGCTGAAATCATGCCTACATCCGAGTTAGACGCTTTATTTTTCTCTCTCTATTTCACTatatttcgaatacgaggaaagtaataTGCATGTGTTTcttaaaacatgactaagtataattttgtatagcatttcttgagggtagtttcaattaaccatttgggtaaaagtatcgttatttatgggagggagagttaaatatcagaatgaaaattgtgtaacAAATCCGTCTAAAACCAAATCCCAATAGCTTatcgttaaaaaaaagaaaaaaaaatcgtacttggaaagtgaaaagctctagtgcagaaacgtatcactttctgcacactttttagaactaCAATGACCCTATTTtagagcatgagaaataaaaagcattttgtacCTTGTCTTCACAACTGTACTGACCCGTTACTTTGTACACCtagccacttgcaccatccctctaactcggggttaaccggttaaaccgttaacccagtgttaaatcgtactggtaaccatggtaactccaggtttaaccggttaaccccgggttagtgattggtgcaaagCCCCTACTTGATTTAATTATAGCACATATCCGAACTTCACCACGCTACAACAACAAAAACTTAACCAAACATAAATAGTAGGAAACAGACACTGAGAATAAATGTTGTAAGATTATTAGTTGTGCTTCTGTATTCGAATAGCTATGTTGTTTTTAACGCTGGCTGGCTTGTTCGCTGTGGCGGTAAGttttacaattacaataagTAGTACTTACccctaacattttatttaatagtcgAAAGTCGAAACGGCCTCTACAGTTCTGGCTCTGTACCCGAACACTATTGTTCCAAGCACGAGAAAGagagataattataattttggaTAAACTGTGTATATttctaaaagtttaaatttcaaatataagtaataatgtAGGTACAATTTCATATAATCgcactaatataataattattacaacatttttcattttatttttttacgactATCATAAAACTATTTCCAAACCAGCTATGTACCTTATTATATGGACCTGGTTATATTTTCTTAAGAATTGTTTAAGACAGAACCCAGTTACCCAGTCACTTGGctatgtttgtgttgtttttcAGGTATGTGACGAGAAAGATGGCGGCAAAGCCCCCAGAATACCTCTGAACGATGGCAACTCCATGCCCGCTATGGGGCTCGGCACCTTCCTTGGTTTTGACGAGGTAAGATTTTTCCGACCGGTAGGTACCCAGTGCCAGTACCAGTATATTGTCATCTTATCTGTATTAACATAAGTATACCGCTTATTACAAGTGAAATTAATAAGTGTGTGAATAATGAAGTGATAGGTAAGGTACTCGTAAATTTTGTTCACGATAAGTTTTGCTAAGTGTTTTTACACCACTTTGACGTACATACGGCGTAGTACATACACTATGAACTTTtcggcaaataaataaaaactacaataacgattacctataatacctataacatttggtaTTCGCAGAATGGACAGAAGGAAGCAAAAAGCCTGGAGGTGGAGAATGCCGTGTCATGGGCACTTGACGCCGGGTACAGGTAGGCAAAAACTATCATTCGATTTACAATATAGAAGTACAATTAGGGAAcaatcgtcaggtgacaagcaaaactcgcTAATTGTTCATAGCCTAGCCATAACGAACCAGACCAGTActgaaataaggttgattttgaTTCAAtcattttttagtaattaagtagtgagttttgcttgtcacctgacgaaatcAATTATGGAAAAATGGTTGTTAAAGACCTCtgttcgttttgaaagacaTATCTAACGACAACTTATATTATAAAGTTGATACCAGAAAAAAAACATCcctacttaagagggaagaatagttttGCGATGCTAACGAAATACGAAaaaacggtactttttctatgaaattccatttcgggagatcacggtttccactaacaaaatctttacaaattatatatagtatattgttttatataatatatagtctttcttaattttttaattgcCATCATAATGATAGATAGGTATCTACTAACACAAGATAACTAACCACGAAAGTGACATGACCCGTATTATATCGTCACACAATATTATCagtttaaatatttcaaatcaTTCTTAGATTGCAAACTAAATAAACTTGGTGTTCATTTTAGGATGTTAGATACAGCCTCGGCTTACAACAACGAAGTGCAGGTTGGGAGAGGCGTCCAGAACTCGACAGTTCCTAGGGAACATGTGTTCCTAGTTACGAAGGTAAAAGATATACGTATAGTAGCGGTCCATACAGGGCCAAACATGTCGGATCCCCGAGAGGCCTCTCCGAGGTCCTATTCAACATTAagggtttgataggattcctcgaggagctgggctggcaagCTGGCCCTAGCCCACCCCCacatgtcacgcaaaatagacgccagtcgtcgagttgcggaaaatcgcacGAATACAGTACAATAGCAAGCAAGCAAATAGTAGCGTCTGTCTGTACTCGATAAAAAAGTCCGATTTACTGCGAATGATGGTGATAGAATTTCCTTTTGTAGAGTTCGTCCTTTTGACACACAGGTGGATTAAAGAAAGTGAGCCGATCAAACTTATGATGCTAAATGTTGTCTTAAGGCGGGGTGTCCAAGGTGTAAAATTCAAGTTTAAAAATCGTATACCTAATATACAttctacattaaaattttgttacGACAAACTTTAAAcatctatagggagcgtgcatgaactgtaggaggcagcacaggagccgtcagatttttggcgcgaggcgtaaatgtgatgttttttgttccgatgtagcccacaagatggcagaacctactatgcacaagaaaacacgtgacgtgtacatgtgcatgtttatggttccgattcaggccacaagatggcagaccctccaacgcgcacggtccctatatataTCTTGTCATTCACGACGCGTGCTTTGACTTGCAACGTTAggtttgacaaatttgcgcgtcatcctggatgacacgaacagcttctttatttaaattctttgctatttatatttagaactacatatatgtatttatttattattcagttGGGCAGCAACGAGAAGAGAGACGTTGTGGGAGCACTGAGAAAGTCTCTGGAACGCCTCAACATGAGCTATGTGGATCTGTACTTGATTCACAACCCAGTATCTTTCACCGTGAGTTGAGTTCattaatcaatttattttagttattgtaAAATGGAAGGAAATGAAGTGTGGTGTAGTTAGTTAAGTACTTCTACTGTAGATGTCACTACGCGCCTCCCTAAGGCGTGCAAATAAAGAAGTCAAGGAAATTACCAGGGTCAAGCATGCTTCGATAGCTCAGTTGTTTATTGCAAAGGACCAAATATAATGTCCGACAACTGGTAAAGAAAACTAGataaatacttttacagtacatatggggctactttatagcactag encodes:
- the LOC133531838 gene encoding uncharacterized protein LOC133531838; its protein translation is MAKVNIPSFTLNNGIQMPALGYGTWLGIRAEDEEFDYSGWDKMVDCISYAIDVGYRHIDTAHLYRIEPEIGQIVQKKIKDGVVKREDLFITTKVWQTYSREADVEVSVRGSLRRLGLDYVDQVLVHWPLSFNEEGVDQNIDYLETWRGFETVLKKGLTRSIGVSNFNVEQLKRLIANSNVKPVTNQVELNLAFGQKELVDYCTSQNIRVVAWAPFGAMIASRAAPDAKGPKIDDPTLVAIAKKYNKTVTQVVLRYLYQHGIITIPKTVTPSRVVENASIFDFELSQSEIDTLAKFDVNYRSNRPTFWQNHSNYPFEKYDVPPSAIPKALLTWKNGKNQDIDLCFCIRIAMLFLTLAGLFAVAVCDEKDGGKAPRIPLNDGNSMPAMGLGTFLGFDENGQKEAKSLEVENAVSWALDAGYRMLDTASAYNNEVQVGRGVQNSTVPREHVFLVTKLGSNEKRDVVGALRKSLERLNMSYVDLYLIHNPVSFTPDHKQYEVIDYLDTWRQMEQTKKLGLAKSIGISNFNISQMDRLLANCEIKPSVLQIEVNLNLAQNDILQYCQRHNMAVMAYTPFGSLFSADNGPPPPRASDPTLKAIATKYKKSVAQIVLRYLVQTGVAPIPKSVNKPRIEQNIDIFDFTLTPEEMQILSGFNRNYRTVWPSFWQDHPYYPFEQKAVPDPDLFKPKTE